One genomic window of Salvelinus namaycush isolate Seneca chromosome 22, SaNama_1.0, whole genome shotgun sequence includes the following:
- the LOC120066969 gene encoding histidine-rich glycoprotein-like, which yields MKSQLTFTLIPRGLIHKKLQPQSPNDHQLQSPHYHQPQSPHNNQLQSPHYHQPQSPHNNQLVPTLPPSPLQSPHYHQLQSPHYNQPQSPHYHQLQSPHYNQHQSPHYNQLQSPHYNQLQSPHYHQLQSPHYNQPQSPHYHQLQSPHYNQPQSPHYNQPQSPHYNQPQSPHNNQLQSPHYHQLQSPHYNQLQSPHYHQLQSPHYNQPQSPHNNQLQSPHYHQNQSPHYNQPQSPHYHQPQSPHNNQLQSPHYNQPQSPHYHQNQSPHYNQPQSPHYHQPQSPHYHQLQSPHYNQLQSPHYNQLQSPHYHQLQSPHYNQPQSPHYHQLQSPHYHQLQSPHYHQPQSPHYNQPQSPHYNQPQSPHNNQLQSPHYHQLQSPHYNQLQSPHYHQLQSPHYNQPQSPHNNQLQSPHYHQNQSPHYNQPQSPHYHQPQSPHNNQLQSPHYNQPQSPHYHQNQSPHYNQPQSPHYNQPQSPHYHQPQSPHYNQPQSPHYHQPQSPHNNQLQSPHYHQPQSPHYHQPQSPHYNQLQSPHYHQLQSPHYNQPQSPHYHQLQSPHYHQFQPQSPHYHQFQSPHYHCTAAHVSLLSWWQYH from the exons atgaaaagccaactgacatttactc TCATTCCAAGAGGCTTAATCCACAAGAAGCTCCAGCCCCAGTCCCCAAACGACCACCAGCTCCAGTCCCCACACTACCACCAGCCCCAGTCCCCTCACAACAACCAGCTCCAGTCCCCACACTACCACCAGCCCCAGTCCCCTCACAACAACCAGCTCGTCCCCACACTACCACCATCCCCA CTCCAGTCCCCTCACTACCACCAGCTCCAGTCCCCTCACTACAACCAGCCCCAGTCCCCACACTACCACCAGCTCCAGTCCCCACACTACAACCAGCACCAGTCCCCACACTACAACCAGCTCCAGTCCCCACACTACAACCAGCTCCAGTCCCCACACTACCACCAGCTCCAGTCCCCTCACTACAACCAGCCCCAGTCCCCACACTACCACCAGCTCCAGTCCCCACACTACAACCAGCCCCAGTCCCCACACTACAACCAGCCCCAGTCCCCACACTACAACCAGCCCCAGTCCCCTCACAACAACCAGCTCCAGTCCCCACACTACCACCAGCTCCAGTCCCCTCACTACAACCAGCTCCAGTCCCCACACTACCACCAGCTCCAGTCCCCTCACTACAACCAGCCCCAGTCCCCTCACAACAACCAGCTCCAGTCCCCTCACTACCACCAGAACCAGTCCCCACACTACAACCAGCCCCAGTCCCCACATTACCACCAGCCCCAGTCCCCTCACAACAACCAGCTCCAGTCCCCACACTACAACCAGCCCCAGTCCCCTCACTACCACCAGAACCAGTCCCCACACTACAACCAGCCCCAGTCCCCACACTACCACCAGCCCCAGTCCCCACACTACCACCAGCTCCAGTCCCCTCACTACAACCAGCTCCAGTCCCCACACTACAACCAGCTCCAGTCCCCACACTACCACCAGCTCCAGTCCCCTCACTACAACCAGCCCCAGTCCCCACACTACCACCAGCTCCAGTCCCCACACTACCACCAGCTCCAGTCCCCACACTACCACCAGCCCCAGTCCCCACACTACAACCAGCCCCAGTCCCCACACTACAACCAGCCCCAGTCCCCTCACAACAACCAGCTCCAGTCCCCACACTACCACCAGCTCCAGTCCCCTCACTACAACCAGCTCCAGTCCCCACACTACCACCAGCTCCAGTCCCCTCACTACAACCAGCCCCAGTCCCCTCACAACAACCAGCTCCAGTCCCCTCACTACCACCAGAACCAGTCCCCACACTACAACCAGCCCCAGTCCCCACATTACCACCAGCCCCAGTCCCCTCACAACAACCAGCTCCAGTCCCCACACTACAACCAGCCCCAGTCCCCTCACTACCACCAGAACCAGTCCCCACACTACAACCAGCCCCAGTCCCCACACTACAACCAGCCCCAGTCCCCACACTACCACCAGCCCCAGTCCCCTCACTACAACCAGCCCCAGTCCCCACACTACCACCAGCCCCAGTCCCCTCACAACAACCAGCTCCAGTCCCCACACTACCACCAGCCCCAGTCCCCACACTACCACCAGCCCCAGTCCCCACACTACAACCAGCTCCAGTCCCCACACTACCACCAGCTCCAGTCCCCTCACTACAACCAGCCCCAGTCCCCTCACTACCACCAGCTCCAGTCCCCTCACTACCACCAGTTCCAGCCCCAGTCCCCACACTACCACCAGTTCCAGTCCCCACACTACCACTGCACTGCTGCACATGTGTCATTACTGAGTTGGTGGCAATATCATTAG